cgctgatgtgtcaagtgaccctttttcttctgttttcgcggaGGGAAACTCATCTTTGGCATTTTGGAGGCACGAAGAAcacatttggagagcttggaggagtgctagggcttttgggaacagctccatcttcctctttgtatctctttctcttccatctcttccatttttaagcttgagctctccatggcaatggagagctaaacccatttttgttggggttagatgtaaccacgaaactcttgtgtaaatgcaaatgttttgattatatatatgactctttcattaattgctagtcttcttatttcttcacttaaagcttgcattgatttagccatctcttgcatgatttttggttcatggggtgtgaaaatatcttttgaaacctagatttggaataagagaactcaatggagcttgtacctaggaatggggcttgacccattggttgtcttaagcccttgtgcataaagcaaatttgcttattaagagttcaaggaattgacttttaataaagaaatttaggctcaatctattaaggaattagggtttgagtaatattgtgggttggcattagcatattaatgaagaggatgttaaattgtagtttcatgagagcatagttggtgaattctaacctcggcaatatcaagtcatatcatttctaatcttttccactcactaagtgcctttaacttccaaagttcaattttaattatttatgcaaagtttaatttcatacattaaaactcaaaatatggatttattcgttagtttaaattagtcactaattacgcaattaattagtatacacgagtctcttgggaaacgatatctcGGTCTTACTGGTTACTACTTgcacgacttggtacacttgccaaagtcttaacaagtttttggcgccgttgccgagGACCCGTGTCTAATACTAGacttttgtgtgatttctgacttatttagacttaaattcttttgtgcatatttactgtttttgtttacttttatacGCACATTAATTTTGGGCTAACTTGTAGTTCGAGCTTGCTTTTGTTGTTGCTCTATAGTTTATGCAGGGTAGGATCCGTACAAGGAGAACTGCATCTTCAGAACCACTCCTTGTTGATCCCGAGATAGAGAAAACTGCCCGCAGAAACAATAGTGCCACAAGGAGAAGACGAGCTCAAGCACAACAAGTTGCCCATCACTCTTCTGCTTCAGACAATCTTTCATCTACTTCTCAGAATCCTAATCCTTTGCCAGAAGCAGAAATGGCAGACAATCCTCATGGTGATGGTAGAGGTCGTGAAAGACGCACTTTGGAAGATTATGCAGCGTTCACAGGCCATGTTAACTTCAACAATATTGCTAGGCCAACTGTCAATGCCACCAACATGGAGATGAAGCCAGCTCTTATTCATCTGGTGCAGAGTAATCAGTTCAATGGCCTGTCTCATGAGAATCCCTACACTCATCTGGCCACATTCTTGGAGATATGCAATACTGTGAAGATCCATCAAGTTCCTGATGAAGCCATACGCCTGAGTCTCTTCCCGTTCTCACTAGCAGGACCTGCAAAAGCCTGGTTGAATTCCTTTCCTGAAAATAGCCTCACTAACTGGGATGATGTGGTTGCAAAGTTCTTGAGCAAATATTTTCCCCAGTCCAAGGTTAATAAGGGAAAACAGGAAATCTCGGCATTTCAACAAGATATGGATGAGTCCTTGGGCCAAGCATGGGATAGATTCAAGGGACTGCTAAGGAAGACTCCCATTCATGGGTTTGATCAACCTACACAACTTACTCTTTTCTTGGCAGGTCTTAAATCCCAATCAAAGTTGATGTTAGATGTCTCTGCCGATGGGAGTATCAAGTGGAAGACACCAGAGGAAGCTTATGAGTTAATAGAGAATATGGCCGCCAATGATAATGAAGCTTACACTGAGAGAGCCCATTCTCAAAAGAAGGGTATTCTAGAGCTTCAATCTCAAGATGCTCTATTGGCTCAAAACAAGATTATGACTCAGCAGCTGGAGACCCTCATGAAGAAACTGTCACAACTTCCTCAAGAGCTTCAAAATGCCTCTATAGCTCAACTCCAACAAGTGCAAAGTTGTGAGTTATGTGGAGGAAACCATACTAATGGGCAATGTGCTATGCCAAGCACATCTCAAGAGGAAGTTAGTTATATGGGCAATCAAGGCCGACCAGGGAACTATAACCAAGGATGGAGACCTCATCAAAACATGGGCCAAGCAGGACCTTCCAATAGGCccccacatcaacaaacttatCAACATCCTTCTTTGTCTGATAGAACATCCAAGATTGAAGACATGATGCAGCAATTCATGCAAATGTCAATTCAGAATCAGAAGAACACCGATGCCTCGATTAAAAACTTGGAGGTGCAAGTGGGGCAATTGGCCAAGCAAGTGGCAAATCAACAAAGTAGTTCATTTTCCGCCAACACCGAAGCCAATCCCAAAGAGCAATGCAAAGCGGTGGTCACAAGAAGTGGTAAAGAAGTGGGGTTGAATGCTAAAGGAAGTGATGAAGCTAAAGCCAAGCCCAATgataaaggagaagaaaaagatgaggAAGAGATAGATGAGGAAATTGTTGTAGAAGAGgaagagaataaaattgaaaatagagaaaatgagaaaaagaaggaagtggCAATAAAGCCACCACCAGTGAAGACTCTCCTATATCCTCTTAAGCCTTctaagaaagataaagaaaggcAATTTGCAAGGTTTTTGGACATTTTCAAGAGGCTTCAAATCAATATTCCCTTCTCAGAAGCCTTAGAGCAAATGCCAACCTATGCAAAGTTTATGAAGGAAATCCTCACAAAGAAGAGAAGATTTATTGAAGAGGAAACCATAGAACAAGAGGCTGATGCAGTGGTATCATTCAGAAGATGTTGCCTCCAAAGTTTAAGGATCCTGGCAGCTTTACACTTCCAGTCACAATTGGGAGCCTAACTTTGGGGAAGGCCTTACTTGATTTGGGTGCTAGCATCAACTTGATGCCTCTTTCTATGCTCAAGAAGATTGGGGAGTTGGAAATCAAGCCCACTCGAATGACATTGCAACTAGCGGATAGGTCAATCAAATACCCCCACGGAGTAGTGGAGGATGTGCTAGTTAAAGTTGACAAGTTCCTATTCCCAGTGGACTTTGTTATAATGGAGATGGAGGAGGATGTTGAAGTTCCTCTCATATTGGGGAGGCCATTTATGAAGACTGCAAGAGTGCTAATTGATGTTGATGATGGCAAACTCATAGTGAGAGTTCAAGATGAAGAAGTGAACTTCAATGTCTTTGAAGCCATGTCTCACCCAAAAGATATTGGAGGATGCTTCAGAGTTGATATGCTTGATGAAGTGCTCATGAGCTCCAAGAAAGATCTACATGCCTCATCTCCTCTAGAGAAAGCTCTACTTGATGCCTTTGAGATTCTCAATGATGAGGAGGAGAAAAAGATTGATGAGTGCTTAGCCAATCTTGACGCTTTGAAGGAAATCCCTCCTCATGAGGCGAAGATGGAAGACTTGAAGGGTGAGAATGAAGTCACAGAGCCAAAAGTGGAGTTGAAGATGTTACCCCAACATTTGAAGTATGTGTTTCTTGAAGGGGGTAGCAACAAACCTGTGATTATCAGTAGCTCCTTATCACCctcagaagaagaaaagttgatTGAGGTGTTAAAAGTCAACTTAGGAGCCATTGGTTGGTCCATATCTGATCTGAAGGGAATCAGTCCCTCCTACTGTATGCACAGAATCTTCATGGAGGAGGATTTCAAGCCAGTGGCACAACCTCAGAGAAGGTTGAATCCTGTGATGAAAGAGGAGGTGAGAAAGGAGGTATTAAAACTCCTAGATGCTGGGATTATCTACCCAATCTCTGATAGTGCATGGGTGAGTCCAGTGCAAGTGGTTCCCAAGAAGGGCGGCATGACAATGGTTCGTAATGACAAGAATGAGTTGATACCCACACGAACCGTGACCGGCTGGAGGATGTGCATAGACTACAGGAAGTTGAACAAGGCCACAAGGAAGGATCACTTCCCTCTTCCTTTCATGGATCAAATGTTAGAGAGATTGGTGGGTCAAGCTTTTTATTGCTTTTTGGATGGCTATTCTGGTTATAACCAGATTGTGGTGGTCCCTAAAGACCAAGAGAAGACCGCCTTCACTTGCCCTTTTGGTATCTATGCCTATAGAAAGATGCCATTTGGGCTTTGCAATGCACCAGCCACATTTCAACGATGCATGTTGGCTATTTTCTCCGACCTTGTGGAGAAGTGCATAGAGGTCTTCATGGATGACTTCTCGGTGTTTGGAAGTTCATTCGATCTTTGCTTGGCAAATTTGGAAGTTGTGCTCAAGAGATGTGTTGAAACCAATCTCATTCTCAATTGGGAGAAATGCCATTTCATGGTGACTGAAGGGATTGTCTTGGGCCACAAAATATCTTCCAAGGGCATTGAAGTGGACAAAGCAAAGGTGGATGTCATTGAGAAACTCCCACCACCAACAAATGTGAAGGGAATCCGgaactttcttggacatgcGGGTTTCTACCGACGCTTCATCAAGGATTTCTCCAAAATAGCCAAGCCATTGAGCAACTTGCTCAATAAggatattttctttaattttgatgttgaaTGTTTAAATGCTTTCAATCTTTTGAAAACCAGCCTAGTCTCCGCACCCAAAATCATTGCACCTAATTGGGAACTTGATTTTGAACTTATGTGTGATGCAAGTGATTATGCGGTTGGGGCTGTTTTGGggcaaagaaagaataaaatttttcaCTCCATACACTATGCTAGTAAAGTCCTTAATGAACATCAAGTGAATTATGCAACTACTGAAAAGGAGTTACTAGTAATAGTGTATGCCTTGGAAAAATTTCGTTCTTATCTCATTAGTTCTAAAGTAGTGGTTTACACTGATTATGATGCAATCAAATACTTGCTTACTAAACCTGATTCTAAACCTAGACTCATTAGGTGGATTTTGTTGTTGCAGGAATTTGATCTTGAGATTAAAGACAAGAAGGGTTGTGAAAATCAAGTGGCAGACCATCTGTCAAGACTGGTGAATGAAGAGGTGACCACACTGGAGCAGGAAGTGTTAGAAGAATTCCCTAATGAAAAGCTGCTCCTAGTATCTAATAGACCTTGGTTTGCAGAAATGGCAAACTTTAAGACTGCTCAAGTTGTTCATGAGGATATGAGTTGGCATCAGCAACAGAAGCTGTTCAGGGAAGCAAAATACTATGTATGGGATGATCCTCATCTTTTCAAGATTGGGGCAGACAATCTGTTGAGGAGATGTGTGTCTGAAGAGGAGGCAAGAGATATCTTGTGGCACTGCCACAATTCACCCTATGGAGGACACTACAGTGGAGAAAGAACAGCTGCAAAGATTCTACAATCTGGGTTCTATTGGCCGAGCATTTTCAAGGATTCTCATGCACATGTGAAACACTGTGACAAGTGCCAAAGAACAGGGAGTATCTCCAGAAGGAATGAAATGCCTTTGCAGAACATACTCGAGGTTGAAGTGTTTGATTGTTGGGGTATTGATTTCATTGGCCCTTTGCCTTCCTCATTCTCTAAGGAGTATATCTTGTTGGCTGTGGACTATGTCAGCAAATGGGTGGAAGCTGTTGCCACACCCACAAATGATGCTAAGACAGTCATCAAGTTTCTCAAGAAGAACATATTCTCCAGATTTGGTGTCCCAAAAGTCTTGATAAGTGATGGAGGTTCTCACTTCTGCAACACTCAGTTGAAGAAAGTCTTGGAGCACTACAATGTCAGACACAAAGTTGCCTCTCCTTACCATCCTCAGTcaaatggacaagcagaggtgtcaaatagagaaatcaagaggatcCTTGAGAAGACCACTTCTTCCTCAAGAAAGGATTGGTCTATTAAGTTAGACGATGCTCTGTGGGCCTATAGGACTGCATTCAAGACTCCAATTGGGTTGACTCCATTCCAATTGGTATATGGGAAGGCTTGTCATCTTCCGGTGGAGTTGGAGCACAAAGCCTATTGGGCCATGAAGTTCTTGAATTTTGATTCATCCTTGTCAGGGGAGAAGAGGAAGCTACAACTTCATGAGTTGGGAGAAATGCGACTCAATGCCTATGAGTCCTCCAAGAGCTATAAAGAGAAAGTGAAGGCCTATCATGATAGGAAGTTGGTGAAAAGAGATTTTAAACCCGGTCAACAAGTGCTTCTGTTCAACTCAAGATTCAAATTATTCCCAGGGAAGTTGAAATCCAAGTGGTCAGGCCCATTTACCATCAAAGAGGTGAAAGCTTATGGGGCAATTGAAATTGAAGACCCTTCCTCACAAAGGAGTTGGGTAGTGAATGGCCAAAGGCTCAAGCCTTATTTGGGTGGTGAAGTTTTGAGGATGGCCACCGTCATGCACCTCAGTGAAGCCTAGAGTCCTTACCCGTcaggctcgtgacgttaaacaagcgcttcctgggaggcaacccagtgCTTTAAACTCATTCtagcttttaattttcgtttttaagaTAGCTTTGTGTTTTTATGCATGTGTGAAGTGTGTTAGCATAGATTGTTGTGTTTGAATTGATGTTTGAACTTTGTGCTAATTTTGTTGCATGCATTTCTGAATTTGTGGAAGCATAGTCTTCATGCATAGTTAGTTTTAGGATGTGATAGCATGTAATTGTGTTCAACTTTTGTGCATCATAGAATATGATAGTGTAAAGTTGGTTGTTTGTGAGAATAGGAGTAGCATAGTGTATAGTGAAATCATGTCTTAAATTAAGTTGTGCATTTGTTAAGTGAATTGAATGTGAATGCTTGAATGTGAATGCTTGATTTAAAGTtggaaaagcttgaaaaagatGCTTGCAAGAGTGAAATGTTGGGTGGAGTACAATAGAGTCAAAACCAACCCAACCAATagccaaaaacacaaaaatctcCACCACTGCAGTAGTCGCCTGGCGCTACACTCCCTCCCGCCTGGCGATATATGTGAAATTGACCACTGGAAGCACTGCAGAAgcataccgcctggcggttccctAGCGCCGCCTAGCGCCATACCAGAAAAAGAGGTCCAGTGGCATTTTACTGGtatatcgcctggcggttcgtgacctaccgccaggcggtagcgcTACGCAAGCTCACGTTGGGCTTTTTAAAATCTGTTTTGAGTTGGCCCACTCCTCACACTCGTGCTGCACTCTCAAAGAACCTTAAATCTCGCCTGGCGCCGCTGTTCCCTGCTCTCACCTCTTGCCAAACCCTAATCCCCAATTCCAAATCCCTATTCTCGTGCCCTAACCACTCACACTCACACTGCTGCCACACTATCGCCAGGCGCAGCTACCCCATTTCACACAAGCCACTCTTCACGAGTTCTCCAGCTTACTCTTGCATTCCACTCACTCAAGCATTCCACTCAAGTAAACtttcttgtgtttttcttcttgtttctaGAGTATATGTTTTTTGTACTAAAAAATCCTTGACTCATTAGTTTAGGGTTTTACTTTGCTTTGATTCtcgtttttttttatgatgatgtTCTGTTTGCAAGTTTGTGTTAATGTGCTTGGGCTACCATTGTGGTTGTGTTTCTGCTGTCTGTGTTGTTTTTCAAAAGTCCATGGCTACTCTGTtgtgtaccgcctggcggtggccATTTTGGCCTGttttaccgccaggcggtagcgcCTTGCATAGCTCACTGTTGCGAGCTAGCGCCTTGCGGCCGTTTTGAAGGGGCCAGGCGGTGGCCCTTGTTTCTGCCTCTTTCTTTGCTTTTCTTGTGTTTGTAGGTTGGGTTGTGAGGCACCAATGCTACAATGGTTTTTGCATCTGAATGACTTGACATTTTGTTGTTCTATTTTAGTCTTTAAATGcaattaactctctttttgaTTGAATCTCTCACTCCAATGCTAACTTTAAATTGCCTCTTTGTACTAATGTTTATTTTGCAGATGGCATCCTCCTCAAATCCCAAAAGGATGAAGACCACCGTTGGCAACCCTTCGAAAGGGCAAAA
This region of Vigna unguiculata cultivar IT97K-499-35 chromosome 5, ASM411807v1, whole genome shotgun sequence genomic DNA includes:
- the LOC114184756 gene encoding uncharacterized protein LOC114184756: MQGRIRTRRTASSEPLLVDPEIEKTARRNNSATRRRRAQAQQVAHHSSASDNLSSTSQNPNPLPEAEMADNPHGDGRGRERRTLEDYAAFTGHVNFNNIARPTVNATNMEMKPALIHLVQSNQFNGLSHENPYTHLATFLEICNTVKIHQVPDEAIRLSLFPFSLAGPAKAWLNSFPENSLTNWDDVVAKFLSKYFPQSKVNKGKQEISAFQQDMDESLGQAWDRFKGLLRKTPIHGFDQPTQLTLFLAGLKSQSKLMLDVSADGSIKWKTPEEAYELIENMAANDNEAYTERAHSQKKGILELQSQDALLAQNKIMTQQLETLMKKLSQLPQELQNASIAQLQQVQSCELCGGNHTNGQCAMPSTSQEEVSYMGNQGRPGNYNQGWRPHQNMGQAGPSNRPPHQQTYQHPSLSDRTSKIEDMMQQFMQMSIQNQKNTDASIKNLEVQVGQLAKQVANQQSSSFSANTEANPKEQCKAVVTRSGKEVGLNAKGSDEAKAKPNDKGEEKDEEEIDEEIVVEEEENKIENRENEKKKEVAIKPPPVKTLLYPLKPSKKDKERQFARFLDIFKRLQINIPFSEALEQMPTYAKFMKEILTKKRRFIEEETIEQEADAVVSFRRCCLQSLRILAALHFQSQLGA